The segment ACGCGCGGCATGTCGTGCGGGCCCGGGACGTAACCGACGAGATAGAAGCCGCGACGGTCCGAACGGCGACGCATGCGCGTGTGGATCTGCGCAGCGCGTTCACCGGCGCCGAGGATGAGCACGCGACGTTTCAGCGCATCCATCTCGACAAGGCGCATGAACAGGCCGCGGAAGGCCGCGGTGGAGAGGAAGCCAAACACCAGCGCCATGCCGAGCACGCCGCGGCCGACGTACGCCTGCGGGATCACGTAGTAACCAACGATGAGGGCGAGGCCGCCGAGGACGAACGCGATGGCGTGTCGAGCGAGCTGGCCGCGCCAGCTCATCCGCAAGTTGCCGCGGTACTCACCGAGCGCGGCCATGCCGAGCAGGATCACCACGGCGAACATCGCCGCGCGCATGATGACGGTGTTCTGCGACGCCTGCAGGTCGTCCGGCGAGGGTGCGAAACGAATCCAGGTCGCAAGGTTCAGCGACGTGGCCAGGAGCAGCAACTCCACGACGCCCAGCAGCGTGAGCCATCGTACGATCGGCTGTCGGAACAAGCGCAACATCAGCATCCCCTTGGTGCACGCATCCTGTGCGTGCCGATGCGTTGAAGGCTAGGCGCCGGGGGCGGGAGTGTCGATTCCACTTACGGTCGTGCGATGGCTAGGCCGAATGGATGTAACACCCGTGTATCACAAGATGTGCAACACCATGTCGTCCACCAGGCGGGGCGCGGCCAATGCGCCGAGCCACATTTCGCCGGTTTCGATGTTGCGCACATGGCAGGCCGGTTGATGATCGCAGCCTTCCGGCGGCCAGAGCATTTCATGCGCAGGCGCGGGCGTTTTCGCAGGGTCGGTGAGCAGGCCCACGCCGAATGCCTTGAGCAGTGCTTCCTTGCGCGTCCACAGGCGCAGCAGCTCGTGCTCGCGCCGGTACCACGGGAACCCGTTGATCGTGGTGATCTCCTGCGGCGTGCAGAAGACCGGCATCAGCTCGAGCAGGTTCACCTTCAGTGGCACCGTCTCGATATCGACGCCGATGGTCTCGCCGGTACACACGGCGATCGCGACCATGCTGTGGATGTGGCTGCGGCTGTGGCTCAGGCTGGTACTCAGCGCAACGCCGTGCAGGCGCGGCTGGCCTTCGGGTGTGAACGCCAAAGGCACGTCTTCCGCCGGTATGCCAAGGCACACGCCGATCGCCACGCGCCAGGCGGCGTGCGCCACGGTGTAGGTGGTGCGGTCGCTGGGGAATTGAAAGCGCGCCGCCCGCGTGCGTTCGCGTGTATCGAGCAGCGCCGCGGCCTCGGCTTCCGTATCCGAATAGCGGTTGGCGTCGAATATCAGCACGGCGGCCTGGCGCGCCTTGAACGCGCCAAACCCGGTCTCGCGGACCGCTCCTTCGAACCGGTCGACGAAATCCTGCTTCGCTTTTACCGCCATGCGACCATCATCACGTCATGCCGCTGCCTTCGCAAGCAGCCAGCAACACGCGGAGGTGCTCGGCCAGCCTCAGGCTCAGGGCGACGATGGTGAACGTCGGGAAGGCCCAGCCACTCGTGGGGAACACCGAGCTGCCGGCGACGTGCAGGTTATGTACGCCATGCACCGTGCCGTCGGTATCCACGACGCCGGTGGCAGGGTCGGTCGACATGCGCGTGGTGCCCATGTGGTGGGCGGTGCCGAACACCTCCGGCCTGGCGGTCTCGTCCAGCGCCCAGGGCGAGGCTTCGAAGCTGCCCCCGCACGCCTCCGCCAGCGGTTTGCCAGCCAGGTCGGTCAGGGTGCGGTAGGTGTAACGGTCCAGCTCGGTGAGGCGCCAGTCGACATTCACCCGGCGCAGGCCGAGGGCATCGTGGGTGTCGCCCAGGGTGACCCTGGAGTCGCGGTTGGGGGCCTGTTCGAAGAAGCCGACCAGCTCCACGCGTTCGCTCTGCACCGTCGGCTTGTCGGACACGCGTTGGGCCACGGCGCGCAGCACGTCACCGATGTGCAACCCGAGGCGCACGGCGTTAACTGCCAGGTTGGGAGCCACCGCGACGGCGGTCGCTGCCGAGGGGCCGTTCTGCATGGCGGCAGACAGCCGCGCTTCCAGCAGGGCGCCCTCGTCGCGGGTCGGCGGCCGCAGGGCAGCGCGCACGTTGCGCAACGCCCGGATGCCCTGGGGAACGGCGCCCTCCACCGGGAACGGATGGACGCGTCCGTTCAGCACACGATGGCGCTGCTGGGCGCTGTGCGCCATGCCGATCTCCGCAGCGACCGGCGCACGCACCTTGCCAATGGTGCGTTCGTAAGGGCGGGTCAGGCGGTCGGGCGTCTGCGAGCGCACGGTACCGAGGGTGCCGCGCGGATGATCCATGAAGTAGCGGCCCACCAGGTCGCGGTCGTTGCCCAGGCCGTGTGGTGCCACGCTGTCGGAAAGGAGCAGCAGGCGCGCGTTTTCAATGCCGCCGGCCGCGAGCACGAAGTGCCGCGCGTGGACGTGGCCCCGGCGCCCCGTCAGGCCGCCGATGCGCGCTTTCACCACCGCAGTGCCAGCGGCGTTCGCCTCCAGCTCCATCAGGTTGGCGTGCAGGAGCACGGTGATATTGGGCGAGGCGCGCATTTCGTCGCGGTAGGCTTCGCCAAACAGGATGGGACTGCGGGCGAACAGCAGGTTCACCAGCGCGTCGGGGTCCAGGTCCAGCGGCTTTCGCGGTGCCGGGCCGTCAAACTGCCCGGGTCCGAACGCATGCGCGGGATCAATCTGGCAAAAGTCGCGTGCCTTCGTATACCAGGGCGCCAGGTCGGCATAGCGCAAGGGCCAGCCGCTGTCAGGTACCCAGTCGCGCGGTTCCATGTCGGTGTCGGCCAGCGGAATGCAGCCACCGCCCCACAGTGTGCAACTGCCGCCAAAGACGCGCATGCGCGAGTGCGCCATGTCGAACGGCGCACCGCCATGGGCCGTGCCTTCGTATAGCCCCTGGCTGCGGTCTTCACCGGCGAGGCCGCCACTTTCCACCAGGCACACGCGAACGGAGGTACCTGCAAAGGCTCGCGCAATGGCGATGCCGGCCGGCCCTGCGCCAATGACGCAAAGGTCGGCCTGATAGTCGGCAGGTGCCGACCCGTCAAGGTAATCAAGGATCACAGCCGTGTCTCCCGGGTACGAGGATCAGAGCCTGCCGTCCACGGCGTCGCGTGGCAGCACGTATTTCACGTCGTACACCACGGAGGCGGGTTTGCCGAAGGCGCGGATACCCTCCGCGCCCATGGCCTTGAACTCGCGGTGGCCCACGGCCACGACGATGGCGTCGTAGGTGCCGGGGCGCGGCGTCTCCACCGGCGCAATGCCGTACTCGTGGATGGCCTCTTCGGCGCGTACCCAGGGGTCGTGCACATCCACGGTGACGCCATAGGCGTGCAAGGCCGCGACGATGTCGACCACCCGCGTATTACGCAGGTCCGGGCAGTTTTCCTTGAAGGCCAGGCCGAGCATCAGCACCCGGGCGCAGACCGGGTTGATTCCCTTGCGCACCATCAGCCGTACCAGCTCGCTGGCGATGTAGGTGCCCATGCCATCGTTGGTGCGCCGGCCTGCCAGGATCACGTCCGGGTGGTGTCCCACCTGGGCCGCCTTGTGGGTCAGGTAATAGGGATCCACGCTGATGCAGTGGCCGCCGACCAGGCCCGGCCGGAAAGGCAGGAAGTTCCACTTGGTGCCTGCCGCCTCCAGGACCTCGAGCGTATCGATGCCCAGCTTGTTGAACAGCATGGCCAGGTCGTTGACCAGGGCGATGTTCAGGTCACGCTGGGTGTTCTCGATGACCTTGGCGGCTTCGGCCACCTTCAGCGAGCTGGCCCGGTGGGTACCCGCGGTGATTACCGAGCGGTACAGCGCGTCGACGAATTCGGCGACTTCCGGCGTCGAACCGGAGGTGACTTTGAGAATTCCCGTAACCCGGTGCGTCTTATCGCCCGGATTGATGCGCTCCGGACTGTAGCCGGCAAAAAAATCCTTATTGAAAATGAGTCCCGATTCGCGCTCCAGGACAGGCACGCAGACCTCTTCGGTGCAGCCGGGATAGACCGTCGATTCGTAGATCACCACGTCGCCGGCTTTGAGAACTTTACCCAGGGTTTCGCTCGCGCGGATGAGCGGAGTCAGGTCCGGCCGTCGTGCATCGTCGATGGGTGTA is part of the Luteibacter pinisoli genome and harbors:
- a CDS encoding 4'-phosphopantetheinyl transferase family protein — its product is MAVKAKQDFVDRFEGAVRETGFGAFKARQAAVLIFDANRYSDTEAEAAALLDTRERTRAARFQFPSDRTTYTVAHAAWRVAIGVCLGIPAEDVPLAFTPEGQPRLHGVALSTSLSHSRSHIHSMVAIAVCTGETIGVDIETVPLKVNLLELMPVFCTPQEITTINGFPWYRREHELLRLWTRKEALLKAFGVGLLTDPAKTPAPAHEMLWPPEGCDHQPACHVRNIETGEMWLGALAAPRLVDDMVLHIL
- a CDS encoding GMC oxidoreductase, encoding MILDYLDGSAPADYQADLCVIGAGPAGIAIARAFAGTSVRVCLVESGGLAGEDRSQGLYEGTAHGGAPFDMAHSRMRVFGGSCTLWGGGCIPLADTDMEPRDWVPDSGWPLRYADLAPWYTKARDFCQIDPAHAFGPGQFDGPAPRKPLDLDPDALVNLLFARSPILFGEAYRDEMRASPNITVLLHANLMELEANAAGTAVVKARIGGLTGRRGHVHARHFVLAAGGIENARLLLLSDSVAPHGLGNDRDLVGRYFMDHPRGTLGTVRSQTPDRLTRPYERTIGKVRAPVAAEIGMAHSAQQRHRVLNGRVHPFPVEGAVPQGIRALRNVRAALRPPTRDEGALLEARLSAAMQNGPSAATAVAVAPNLAVNAVRLGLHIGDVLRAVAQRVSDKPTVQSERVELVGFFEQAPNRDSRVTLGDTHDALGLRRVNVDWRLTELDRYTYRTLTDLAGKPLAEACGGSFEASPWALDETARPEVFGTAHHMGTTRMSTDPATGVVDTDGTVHGVHNLHVAGSSVFPTSGWAFPTFTIVALSLRLAEHLRVLLAACEGSGMT
- the tviB gene encoding Vi polysaccharide biosynthesis UDP-N-acetylglucosamine C-6 dehydrogenase TviB, coding for MDTESRRSGDAVVDGHASAAEPYTAPSRFEPPALDTVRLGIVGLGYVGLPLAVEFGKQYATLGFDINSRRIGELRSGHDATLEVDAGEMAEAKRLRFSSAIHDLAGCQVFIVTVPTPIDDARRPDLTPLIRASETLGKVLKAGDVVIYESTVYPGCTEEVCVPVLERESGLIFNKDFFAGYSPERINPGDKTHRVTGILKVTSGSTPEVAEFVDALYRSVITAGTHRASSLKVAEAAKVIENTQRDLNIALVNDLAMLFNKLGIDTLEVLEAAGTKWNFLPFRPGLVGGHCISVDPYYLTHKAAQVGHHPDVILAGRRTNDGMGTYIASELVRLMVRKGINPVCARVLMLGLAFKENCPDLRNTRVVDIVAALHAYGVTVDVHDPWVRAEEAIHEYGIAPVETPRPGTYDAIVVAVGHREFKAMGAEGIRAFGKPASVVYDVKYVLPRDAVDGRL